From a single Candoia aspera isolate rCanAsp1 chromosome 2, rCanAsp1.hap2, whole genome shotgun sequence genomic region:
- the LOC134489905 gene encoding zinc finger protein RFP-like translates to MASGPPVLELLEEATCSICLELFQDPVLVPGCGHNFCWSCLARSWGAAEASCPQCRRAFQPRDLVANRQLARVAEIAQRCGPQGGEEGGFCGTHREPLKLFCKDCETLICLVCDRSPEHRDHRVIPLEEAFQEYQVGVSLEGKEESLWRPGTARTWMDLID, encoded by the coding sequence ATGGCCAGTGGGCCGCCCGTGCTGGAGCTGCTCGAAGAAGCCACTTGCTCCATCTGCCTGGAGCTCTTCCAGGACCCCGTGCTCGTCCCGGGCTGCGGCCACAACTTCTGCTGGAGCTGCCTGGCCCGCAGCTGGGGGGCAGCGGAGGCTTCCTGCCCCCAGTGCCGACGGGCCTTCCAGCCCCGGGACCTCGTCGCGAACCGGCAGCTGGCGCGGGTGGCGGAAATCGCCCAGCGATGCGGCCCTCAGGGTGGGGAAGAAGGGGGCTTCTGTGGGACGCACCGGGAGCCCCTCAAGCTCTTCTGCAAGGACTGCGAGACCCTCATCTGCCTGGTCTGCGACCGATCCCCAGAGCACAGGGACCACCGGGTGATTCCCCTGGAGGAGGCTTTCCAGGAGTACCAGGTGGGAGTCAGCCTTGAGGGCAAGGAGGAATCGCTGTGGAGACCTGGAACTGCAAGAACATGGATggatttgattgattga